In Scyliorhinus torazame isolate Kashiwa2021f chromosome 19, sScyTor2.1, whole genome shotgun sequence, a single genomic region encodes these proteins:
- the LOC140395885 gene encoding urotensin-2 receptor-like: MEAINASGFVVNSSEAHPQSGEGLAVPAFIGGVLSLMCLAGVVGNAYTLVLMCRSLRSSASMYVHVVNLALADLLYLSTVPFIVYNSLVKDWAFGEVGCRALLALDLLTMHASIFTLALMSCERHAAVTRPLQAATGRARAPRRLLAALVWLLSFCLTLPMMVSIQLEVRELEEGAPRRLCTPGWSEEDNRLYLTLLFGTSFLGPGLLIGYLYAGLARAYWRAQTRAPIRRSPKLRVVTLVFAIVLTYWACFLPFWVWQLFLLYTPSFQLSFRAQSRINELVTCLTYGNSCVNPFLYTLLTRNYRQYLRGRQRATQPPYCHRTAPGATFRKAEAAVPNPERRRSNPSPGLSGDATL; the protein is encoded by the coding sequence ATGGAGGCCATCAATGCTTCGGGATTCGTTGTCAACTCGTCGGAGGCCCACCCGCAATCTGGCGAGGGGTTGGCGGTGCCCGCGTTCATCGGCGGCGTCCTCTCGTTGATGTGCCTGGCAGGTGTGGTGGGTAACGCCTACACGTTGGTGCTGATGTGCCGGTCCCTGCGTTCGAGCGCCTCCATGTACGTCCACGTGGTCAACCTGGCGCTGGCGGACCTGCTCTACCTCTCCACTGTGCCGTTCATCGTCTACAACAGTCTGGTCAAGGACTGGGCCTTCGGCGAGGTGGGCTGCCGGGCCCTGCTGGCTCTCGATCTACTCACCATGCACGCCAGCATCTTCACCCTGGCCCTGATGAGCTGCGAGCGGCACGCCGCCGTCACGCGACCCCTGCAGGCCGCCACGGGGAGGGCCCGGGCCCCCCGCCGGCTGCTGGCGGCCCTGGTCTGGCTGCTCTCCTTCTGCCTGACACTGCCCATGATGGTGAGCATCCAGCTGGaggtgagggagctggaggagggagcgccGCGGCGCCTGTGCACCCCGGGCTGGAGCGAGGAGGACAACCGGCTGTACCTGACGCTGCTGTTCGGCACCAGCTTCCTCGGGCCCGGCCTACTCATCGGCTACCTGTACGCAGGCCTGGCTCGGGCCTACTGGCGGGCGCAGACCAGAGCCCCCATCCGCCGCTCGCCCAAGCTCAGGGTGGTGACCCTGGTCTTCGCCATCGTCCTGACCTACTGGGCCTGCTTCCTGCCCTTCTGGGTATGGCAGCTCTTCCTGCTCTACACGCCGTCCTTCCAACTCTCCTTCCGGGCCCAGAGCCGCATCAACGAGCTGGTGACCTGCCTGACCTACGGCAACAGCTGCGTCAACCCCTTCCTCTACACCCTGCTGACCAGGAACTACCGGCAGTACCTCCGGGGCCGGCAGAGGGCCACACAGCCCCCCTACTGCCACAGGACAGCCCCCGGGGCTACATTCCGCAAGGCCGAGGCGGCAGTGCCCAACCCGGAGCGGCGGCGCTCCAATCCCTCACCCGGGCTGTCGGGAGACGCCACCTTATAA